In one Nicotiana sylvestris chromosome 8, ASM39365v2, whole genome shotgun sequence genomic region, the following are encoded:
- the LOC104220843 gene encoding uncharacterized protein — protein sequence MEGVNLLVNKRRQSGQQIQSNQDQYEQGSSGYNQDDGYCEQSEEVLYANNYQGQRGNAPNQQWRSQGNNQNWGNQGQGNWNNNNNNSNNWGKNNQNWGNNNNWGGNNNQGGWNSVNQEVQLVQILQSLNTRPKGALPSDMVVNSKGGNNIGDAMAVTTRSGRGGEASSSKQKEVVSDEVEVQNDDDPIVVEQVSEEKLDGKKSENQFKKFIKIMKSLSINVPLVEALEQMSGYAKFMKYLPNSTKVCSYVDLVTEVMVDGISAMINVDDSLEAVLLNHDVTEDEGRVKCVNALHGMGSYSYEPHKLSLDLENRKTPPTKPSIEEPPVDATLEVTTRL from the exons ATGGAAGGAGTTAATCTATTGGTGAATAAGAGAAGACAGTCTGGTCAACAAATACAAAGTAATCAAGATCAATATGAGCAAGGTAGTAGTGGTTACAACCAGGATGATGGGTATTGTGAGCAAAGTGAAGAGGTTTTGTATGCTAACAACTATCAAGGACAAAGAGGTAATGCTCCAAATCAACAATGGAGATCGCAAGGGAATAATCAAAATTGGGGCAACCAAggccaaggaaattggaacaataacaacaacaactctAACAATTGGGGGAAAAACAATCAGAACtggggaaacaacaacaattggggtggcaacaacaACCAAGGAGGCTGGAATAGTGTTAATCAAG AGGTCCAACTTGTCCAGATTTTACAATCTTTGaacactcgccctaagggggcactacctagtGATATGGTGGTAAACTCAAAGGGTGGAAACAATATCGGCGATGCAATGGCGGTGACCACTAGGAGTGGTAGAGGTGGTGAAGCAAGTAGctccaagcaaaaggaagttgtgagtgatgaagTTGAAGTGCAAAATGATGATGATCCTATAGTTGTTgagcaagtgagtgaagagaaGTTGGATGGTaag AAAAGTGAAAACCAGTTCAAGAAGTTTATTAAGATCATGAAAAGTTTGTCAATCAATGTGCccttggtggaagctcttgagcaaatgtcgggatacgccaagtttatgaaatacttg CCGAATAGTACTAAGGTTTGTTCTTATGTGGATCTAGTGACGGAGGTGATGGTTGATGGCATTAGTGCCATGATTAATGTGGACGATTCTTTGGAAGCGGTATTGTTGAACCATGATGTGACCGAGGATGAAGGTCGGGTAAagtgtgtcaatgctttgcaTGGAATGGGTTCTTACTCCTATGAGCCCCATAAACtctccttggatcttgagaacagaaagactccaccaacaaagccctcaattgaggaacctcct gtagatgccaccctTGAG gttacaaccagaTTATGA